The following coding sequences are from one Lolium rigidum isolate FL_2022 chromosome 6, APGP_CSIRO_Lrig_0.1, whole genome shotgun sequence window:
- the LOC124661445 gene encoding dof zinc finger protein 5-like, with product MLSHVDMAPAGGFKLFGKVITQCADATQPAPVAQHAAEPASRPHGDRTAAIKREDTDADADEKQQHQESAEAPRRTQLQESAEARAAAAPLPCPRCRSRETKFCYFNNYNVNQPRHFCKACHRYWTAGGALRNVPVGAGRRKNRPLGPIATVAATGHHHHLLHHHRAAAGAFVLGFPGSSPSSSPTSPSPMFAADRWQVDRRF from the coding sequence ATGCTCTCCCACGTCGACATGGCACCGGCCGGCGGCTTCAAGCTCTTCGGCAAGGTCATCACGCAGTGCGCCGACGCCACGCAGCCCGCGCCCGTCGCGCAGCACGCCGCCGAGCCCGCCAGCCGCCCACACGGCGACCGGACGGCGGCGATCAAGCGGGAGGACACGGACGCGGACGCGGACGAGAAGCAGCAGCATCAGGAGTCCGCGGAGGCTCCGCGGCGGACGCAGCTGCAGGAGTCGGCGGAGGCGCGCGCGGCCGCGGCGCCGCTGCCGTGCCCGCGCTGCCGGAGCCGGGAGACCAAGTTCTGCTACTTCAACAACTACAACGTCAACCAGCCGCGCCACTTCTGCAAGGCCTGCCACCGCTACTGGACCGCCGGCGGCGCGCTCCGCAACGTGCCAGTCGGCGCGGGGCGACGCAAGAACCGCCCGCTCGGGCccatcgccaccgtcgccgccaccggacaccaccaccacctcctgcaccaccaccgcgcggccgccggcgcctTCGTCCTCGGCTTCCCTGGTAGCAGCCCGTCCTCCTCCCCAACCTCCCCGTCGCCGATGTTCGCTGCCGACCGGTGGCAGGTCGACCGGCGGTTCTGA